From one Sphingobacteriales bacterium genomic stretch:
- the proB gene encoding glutamate 5-kinase, with amino-acid sequence MQKPILVFKIGTASITDLKGNLDESVVQGISKQLAALHKEFSIVIVSSGAVGTGKRFIHNYSGKIEERKAAAAIGNPILIYKYSEAFSKYKIPIAQSLCERGHFSDREKFLQLRATYEELWKNGIIPIANENDVVSSRELQFSDNDELATLLAVGFGAHYLLIGTSVAGLLDADGTVIRKIESFNDSILSLANKEKSSGGLGGMISKLTFAHLATNMGIKVVIFPAKEKNGLLHAIQEKTGTVCYPKNVSKTARQKWLASGSLVIGRIVVDEGAHKALVKRKSLLAVGVKNVSHPFEKGEAFEITDEDGIAFAVARAKISSKELKNNLKQQNIMLAHADDIVLM; translated from the coding sequence ATGCAAAAACCCATCCTGGTTTTCAAAATAGGGACTGCCTCCATAACCGATTTAAAGGGTAACCTGGATGAATCGGTGGTGCAAGGCATTTCTAAACAATTAGCCGCACTTCACAAGGAATTTTCTATAGTCATCGTTTCTTCAGGCGCGGTGGGTACGGGTAAAAGGTTTATTCACAATTATTCGGGTAAAATTGAAGAGAGAAAAGCTGCAGCCGCTATCGGTAATCCCATATTGATATATAAGTATTCAGAAGCGTTTTCTAAATATAAAATACCGATTGCGCAAAGTTTGTGTGAACGCGGACATTTTTCAGACAGAGAGAAATTCCTTCAGCTGAGGGCAACATACGAAGAGCTATGGAAAAATGGAATCATTCCGATTGCCAATGAAAATGACGTGGTGAGTTCGCGGGAATTGCAATTTTCCGACAATGATGAACTGGCTACGTTACTGGCGGTGGGTTTTGGAGCACATTATTTGTTGATTGGTACATCTGTTGCCGGATTATTGGATGCAGATGGTACTGTCATTCGGAAAATCGAATCATTTAATGACTCCATACTCTCCTTAGCGAACAAGGAAAAATCATCAGGCGGGTTGGGGGGGATGATCAGCAAACTCACGTTTGCGCACCTGGCAACGAATATGGGCATTAAGGTGGTTATTTTTCCGGCAAAAGAAAAGAACGGACTCTTGCATGCCATCCAGGAAAAAACAGGTACGGTATGTTACCCTAAAAATGTTTCCAAGACAGCCCGTCAAAAATGGCTGGCCAGCGGAAGTTTGGTCATAGGTCGTATTGTAGTGGATGAAGGTGCTCACAAGGCATTGGTGAAAAGAAAAAGCTTGCTGGCTGTAGGAGTAAAGAATGTCAGTCATCCTTTTGAAAAAGGAGAAGCATTTGAAATAACGGATGAAGACGGAATTGCCTTTGCTGTAGCAAGAGCAAAAATATCCTCCAAGGAATTAAAGAATAACTTGAAACAGCAGAATATTATGCTGGCACATGCAGATGATATAGTGCTGATGTGA